The following are from one region of the Erwinia billingiae Eb661 genome:
- a CDS encoding bifunctional diguanylate cyclase/phosphodiesterase: MSLSLLLSIVMLLAMLLVVGIAWRQNADAVKQETFLLHNAWKENRQNILTDIRDYAFWGEAWNHLHLMVDPVWAYDQQNFGPGLFTEYHYEGVFVVDGNGRTSYAVINGKLSDLKLESWLGIHAAPLIKSARALAAEDNALTINAMIGTTPAIVAAAPITTGKVPGLKTMPGPPSVMVFVNRFTPEKLKAFGDSIGVINTRVPDSAHDSFVPPLLNEEIADEPPIVIRWDSLAPGGTLLFIVLPMLLITALILALVARRVINHAMHNAALSDDRFTQLMHSQRELADSESRFRDVAETASDWIWETNAQGALTYLSKRFAAVTHYDVAKMLGRSLDDVLQHDEHLVSDWIIQQRADGLRHALRCYSVTALGAKRICSLIANPVTVNGQIAGYRGTVSDITQEVEAQARIHYLSQHDALTGLPNRVYMSEFLLGRLQAQPTLERPLVLISLDLDNFKPINDTWGHAAGDCVLNEVSHRLRSVLKAGDLVSRQGGDEFVLIVSNLADEAEIAACCKSLIDELRRPFMLGQHEVFLGASLGIALAPRDAMQAEELLRLADIALYKSKQEGRNRWTWYTPEMAELLVKRREMERNLRKAIGGDELRLYYQPRYDLKKGRLEGAEALIRWQHPASGMIMPDSFIPLAEETGLIIDISTWVLHRACTDAMSWPSPMYVSVNISPVEFRSGHLAKRVANALHSSGLPPERLELEITENITLENPQSALEVMQALKTLGVRLTVDDFGAGYASLGYLKTFPFDGMKMDRSYMNDFPNSPQALSIVEGIIGLGRAFALTVTAEGIETREQLQELQAIACQEGQGYYLGRPMPLDRFRLLLDTEVSPVA, from the coding sequence ATGTCGCTGTCCCTGTTGCTCAGTATCGTGATGCTGCTGGCGATGCTGTTGGTGGTCGGCATTGCCTGGCGACAGAATGCCGACGCGGTCAAGCAAGAGACGTTCTTGCTGCACAACGCCTGGAAGGAAAACCGCCAGAACATTCTGACCGATATCCGTGACTATGCCTTTTGGGGCGAAGCCTGGAACCATCTGCATCTGATGGTGGATCCGGTCTGGGCTTACGATCAGCAGAACTTTGGTCCGGGGCTTTTCACCGAATATCACTACGAAGGGGTCTTTGTGGTGGACGGCAACGGGCGGACAAGTTATGCGGTGATCAACGGCAAGCTGTCCGACCTGAAGCTGGAAAGCTGGCTGGGCATTCATGCGGCGCCGCTGATCAAAAGTGCCCGCGCGCTCGCCGCCGAGGATAATGCGCTGACCATCAATGCGATGATTGGCACCACACCGGCAATTGTCGCCGCTGCGCCGATCACCACCGGCAAAGTCCCTGGCCTGAAAACGATGCCCGGCCCGCCGTCGGTGATGGTGTTTGTGAATCGCTTCACCCCGGAAAAACTGAAAGCGTTTGGCGACAGTATAGGCGTCATCAACACCCGGGTCCCTGACAGCGCCCACGACAGCTTTGTCCCGCCGCTGCTCAATGAAGAGATTGCTGATGAACCGCCGATTGTGATCCGCTGGGATTCGTTAGCACCTGGCGGCACCCTGCTGTTTATCGTGTTGCCGATGCTGCTGATCACCGCGCTGATCCTGGCGCTGGTGGCCCGCAGAGTGATTAATCACGCCATGCATAACGCCGCGCTGTCCGACGATCGCTTCACCCAGCTAATGCACAGCCAACGCGAACTGGCGGACAGTGAATCCCGTTTTCGCGACGTGGCAGAAACCGCCTCGGACTGGATTTGGGAAACCAATGCCCAGGGCGCGCTGACCTATCTGTCCAAACGGTTTGCCGCCGTGACCCACTACGACGTGGCGAAGATGCTGGGACGTTCGCTGGATGACGTATTGCAGCACGACGAGCATCTGGTTTCTGACTGGATCATCCAGCAGCGTGCCGACGGTCTGCGCCATGCCTTGCGCTGCTACTCGGTGACGGCGTTGGGGGCAAAACGTATCTGTAGCCTGATCGCCAATCCGGTGACGGTGAATGGGCAGATCGCCGGTTATCGCGGCACGGTGTCGGATATCACCCAGGAAGTGGAAGCCCAGGCGCGCATCCATTATTTATCTCAACACGATGCGCTGACCGGCCTGCCAAATCGCGTCTATATGAGCGAGTTTCTGCTCGGTCGCCTGCAGGCGCAACCGACGCTGGAGCGGCCGCTGGTGCTGATCAGCCTGGATCTGGATAACTTCAAACCGATCAATGATACCTGGGGACATGCGGCCGGGGATTGTGTGCTGAATGAGGTGTCTCACCGACTGCGCAGCGTGTTGAAGGCGGGCGATCTGGTGTCACGGCAGGGCGGCGATGAGTTTGTGCTGATCGTCTCTAATCTGGCCGATGAAGCGGAAATTGCCGCCTGCTGTAAATCGCTGATCGATGAACTCCGTCGTCCGTTTATGCTCGGCCAGCATGAAGTTTTCCTTGGGGCAAGCCTGGGGATTGCGCTGGCACCGCGCGATGCGATGCAGGCCGAAGAACTGCTGCGGCTGGCGGATATTGCCCTGTATAAATCGAAGCAGGAAGGGCGCAATCGCTGGACCTGGTACACGCCAGAAATGGCCGAACTGTTGGTCAAACGCCGTGAGATGGAGCGCAACCTGCGTAAAGCCATCGGCGGTGATGAACTGCGGTTGTACTATCAGCCACGCTATGACCTGAAAAAAGGGCGGCTGGAAGGGGCGGAAGCGCTGATCCGCTGGCAGCATCCGGCCAGCGGGATGATCATGCCGGACAGCTTTATCCCGCTGGCGGAAGAAACCGGTTTAATCATCGATATCAGTACCTGGGTGTTGCACCGCGCCTGCACCGACGCGATGAGCTGGCCGTCGCCGATGTACGTCTCGGTGAATATTTCTCCGGTTGAGTTTCGCAGCGGCCATCTGGCGAAGCGCGTGGCGAATGCCCTGCACAGCAGCGGGCTGCCGCCGGAGCGCCTTGAACTGGAAATCACCGAAAATATCACGCTGGAGAATCCCCAAAGCGCGCTGGAAGTGATGCAGGCGCTGAAGACCCTTGGCGTACGGTTAACGGTGGATGACTTCGGCGCAGGCTATGCCTCACTGGGGTATTTGAAGACCTTCCCGTTCGATGGCATGAAGATGGACCGTTCCTATATGAATGACTTCCCGAACTCGCCACAGGCGCTGTCGATCGTCGAAGGCATCATTGGCCTCGGCAGGGCATTTGCTCTGACGGTGACGGCAGAAGGGATTGAAACCCGCGAGCAGCTGCAGGAGTTGCAGGCGATTGCCTGTCAGGAAGGCCAGGGTTATTACCTCGGCCGGCCGATGCCGCTGGACCGGTTCCGCCTGCTGCTGGACACGGAGGTTTCACCGGTAGCATGA
- a CDS encoding I78 family peptidase inhibitor — MKFYGKIAAIAALLALSGCQTATKNGNSSAAVDPEMDRCGASEYQQYVGKPLSAIDGLRFEHPVRAIPYNSAVTMDFNLNRLNFMGDAKSNISRVYCG; from the coding sequence ATGAAGTTTTATGGAAAAATTGCCGCTATCGCAGCGCTGCTGGCGTTATCCGGTTGCCAGACGGCGACGAAGAATGGGAACAGTTCCGCTGCGGTCGATCCGGAAATGGATCGTTGTGGTGCCTCTGAATATCAGCAGTACGTGGGCAAACCCTTGTCAGCCATAGATGGATTGCGTTTCGAACATCCTGTTCGCGCGATTCCGTATAATTCTGCGGTGACAATGGACTTCAACCTCAATCGTCTGAACTTTATGGGCGATGCCAAAAGCAACATCAGCCGGGTTTATTGCGGCTAA
- a CDS encoding protein disulfide oxidoreductase: MAKGRRILRDLLLLLMMMAVLFTVIDFFRAPQAPTGFADIPLHTIDGRDVTLAELSMKKPLLVYFWASWCGICRYTTPDVVKLSDNGSNVLTVAIRSGDDSRVVRYLNGKHLTLPVVNDPQGSMAANWDVSVTPTLLVVSKGQVVQSTTGWTSYWGMKLRLWWAQKKH; the protein is encoded by the coding sequence ATGGCTAAGGGGCGACGCATTCTTCGCGATCTGCTGCTGCTGCTGATGATGATGGCGGTGCTGTTTACGGTGATTGATTTCTTCCGTGCCCCGCAGGCGCCGACAGGTTTTGCAGACATCCCGCTTCACACCATTGATGGCCGGGACGTGACGCTGGCCGAGCTGAGCATGAAAAAACCGCTGCTGGTTTACTTCTGGGCGAGCTGGTGTGGCATCTGCCGTTACACCACGCCGGACGTGGTGAAACTCAGCGATAACGGCAGCAACGTGCTGACCGTGGCCATTCGCTCGGGTGACGACAGTCGCGTGGTGCGCTATTTGAATGGCAAACATCTGACGCTGCCGGTGGTCAACGATCCGCAGGGAAGCATGGCGGCTAACTGGGATGTCAGCGTAACGCCGACGCTGCTGGTCGTCTCGAAAGGTCAGGTGGTGCAAAGCACTACCGGCTGGACCAGCTACTGGGGAATGAAGTTGCGCCTCTGGTGGGCGCAAAAAAAACATTAA
- a CDS encoding DsbA family protein, with translation MKKLLITLLLASSPVLAAPPFTPEQEVRIRELIRETLVENPKILAEAADAYDKQAQKEQGAVIAQVIEQNKAALFEDESSPRLGSKQAKVTLVNFTDYNCVYCKQFDPELEKLVKNYPDVAVVIKPLPYRSETSLTAARQALMFWREKPAQFWALHQRLMAKKGYHDEASIKAAEKKVGLSFIEPDRRSTETINSNLQLAQHLGVSGTPATLIGEQMVSGAIPYEQLEALVKVQLEQVK, from the coding sequence ATGAAAAAGTTACTGATAACTCTGCTGCTGGCCAGTTCTCCGGTACTGGCTGCGCCACCGTTTACGCCCGAGCAGGAAGTGCGTATCCGGGAACTGATCCGCGAAACGCTGGTTGAGAACCCTAAAATTCTGGCGGAAGCGGCAGATGCTTATGATAAGCAGGCGCAAAAAGAGCAAGGCGCGGTGATTGCTCAGGTGATTGAACAAAATAAAGCGGCGTTGTTCGAGGATGAGAGCAGCCCACGGCTGGGATCGAAACAGGCCAAAGTGACGCTGGTTAACTTTACCGATTACAACTGCGTTTACTGCAAACAGTTCGATCCCGAGCTGGAGAAATTAGTCAAAAACTACCCGGATGTTGCGGTGGTGATCAAACCGTTGCCGTACCGCTCGGAAACCTCCCTGACCGCCGCACGCCAGGCACTGATGTTCTGGCGTGAAAAGCCGGCGCAGTTTTGGGCACTCCACCAGCGGCTGATGGCTAAAAAAGGCTATCACGATGAGGCCAGCATCAAAGCGGCGGAGAAAAAAGTGGGGCTGAGCTTCATCGAACCCGATCGGCGCAGCACGGAAACCATCAACAGCAACCTGCAACTGGCTCAGCATCTCGGCGTTTCCGGCACGCCCGCCACGCTGATTGGCGAGCAGATGGTTTCAGGCGCGATCCCTTATGAACAGCTGGAAGCGCTGGTGAAAGTGCAGCTTGAGCAGGTGAAATAA
- a CDS encoding cytochrome c biogenesis protein CcdA, giving the protein MQYLFRTLLVVLLSLWLPALQAADSGWLTTPQNDHAQVRVRADNASEGSTRVLLDIKLQDGWKTYWRSPGEGGIAPEIRWDGSPPAARWFWPVPQRFDVAGLTTQGYHHQVALPITMAGKVRDRLSGTLTLSTCSNVCILTDYPFSLAMQRPSDKRFAHDFAEAMGQVPVANVLTDTLQAGYQSGKLQITATRAGGWRQPDLFIDDRSDASFGKPALTIKGDTLQAVVPVSDQWGEGAPDLQGETVSLVLADGGLAQQSELKIGPPVASIGGGIALWQVVLMALAGGFILNLMPCVLPVLGMKLGSILQVEQRNKRTVRLQFIASSAGIIASFMALALLMTVLRLSNHALGWGIQFQNPWFIGFMVLITLLFSANLFGLFYFRLPSSLSTRLATHNGDGIAGHFWQGAFATLLATPCSAPFLGTAVAFALAASLPMLWGIFIALGIGMSLPWLLIALFPALALKLPKAGRWMNGVRIAMGVMMLASCLWLVSLLFSHQGVSFTLMDDHINWQPLSEQAITNALATDKRVFIDVTADWCITCKANKFNVLMRPDVQQALQSGDVVALRGDWSRPSAVINTFLKRRGSVAVPFNQVYGPGNPQGTVLSPLLDRQQLLTALSDAKGKAK; this is encoded by the coding sequence GCGTTCGTGCCGATAATGCCAGCGAAGGATCCACCCGCGTGCTGCTGGATATCAAACTGCAGGACGGCTGGAAGACCTACTGGCGATCGCCTGGCGAAGGCGGAATTGCGCCCGAAATCCGCTGGGACGGTTCGCCTCCAGCAGCCAGATGGTTCTGGCCGGTGCCGCAACGCTTTGACGTTGCGGGCCTGACTACCCAGGGTTATCACCACCAGGTCGCGCTGCCCATTACGATGGCGGGCAAGGTGCGCGATCGCCTGAGCGGTACGCTGACGCTTTCAACCTGTAGCAACGTCTGTATTCTGACCGATTATCCGTTCAGTCTGGCTATGCAGCGTCCCTCAGACAAACGCTTTGCGCATGATTTTGCCGAGGCGATGGGCCAGGTTCCGGTAGCCAACGTGCTGACCGATACGCTGCAGGCGGGCTATCAGTCCGGCAAGCTGCAGATCACCGCGACGCGTGCCGGCGGCTGGCGCCAGCCGGACCTGTTTATTGACGATCGCAGTGACGCCAGCTTTGGCAAACCGGCGCTGACCATCAAGGGTGACACCCTGCAGGCAGTGGTGCCCGTCAGCGATCAATGGGGCGAAGGTGCGCCGGATTTGCAGGGCGAAACGGTCTCTCTGGTGCTTGCCGACGGCGGTCTGGCCCAGCAGAGCGAATTAAAAATTGGCCCGCCCGTGGCGTCAATCGGCGGCGGCATTGCGCTGTGGCAAGTGGTGTTAATGGCGCTGGCGGGCGGCTTTATCCTCAATCTGATGCCCTGCGTGCTGCCGGTGCTGGGCATGAAGTTAGGTTCGATCCTGCAGGTAGAACAGCGCAATAAACGCACGGTGAGGCTGCAATTTATCGCTTCCAGCGCCGGTATTATCGCGTCCTTTATGGCGCTGGCGCTGCTGATGACCGTCCTTCGTCTGAGCAACCACGCGTTAGGCTGGGGAATTCAGTTCCAGAATCCGTGGTTTATCGGCTTTATGGTGCTGATTACGCTGCTGTTCAGCGCCAATCTGTTCGGCCTGTTCTATTTCCGTCTGCCCTCTTCTCTCTCCACGCGTCTGGCCACGCACAACGGCGACGGCATCGCCGGGCATTTCTGGCAGGGCGCCTTTGCCACGTTGCTGGCAACGCCGTGCTCTGCGCCGTTCCTCGGTACGGCGGTGGCCTTTGCGCTGGCGGCTTCCCTGCCGATGTTATGGGGAATTTTCATCGCGCTGGGGATCGGTATGAGCCTGCCGTGGTTGTTAATCGCCCTGTTCCCCGCACTGGCGCTGAAGTTACCAAAAGCCGGTCGCTGGATGAACGGCGTGCGTATTGCCATGGGCGTGATGATGCTGGCTTCCTGCCTGTGGCTGGTCAGCCTGCTGTTCAGTCATCAGGGCGTCAGCTTCACGCTGATGGATGACCACATCAACTGGCAACCGCTGAGCGAGCAAGCCATTACTAATGCCCTCGCCACCGACAAACGGGTGTTCATCGATGTCACGGCCGACTGGTGCATTACCTGCAAGGCCAACAAATTCAACGTGCTGATGCGGCCAGACGTCCAGCAGGCCTTACAGTCCGGGGACGTGGTGGCACTTCGCGGCGACTGGAGCCGTCCTTCTGCGGTCATCAACACCTTTCTGAAACGTCGCGGCAGCGTGGCTGTCCCGTTCAATCAGGTTTATGGCCCAGGCAATCCACAGGGAACCGTGCTGTCACCGCTGCTTGATCGTCAACAATTATTAACCGCGTTATCTGACGCAAAAGGAAAGGCGAAATGA